The Mangrovivirga cuniculi genomic sequence TCTTCTGTATTGACAGGAGTTTCTCCGGTAATATTAACAATCGTATTGATCGGATATCCATCGCCCTGGGGTCCTACGAGAGATAATTTGTAGGTTAGCTTAACGTTTCCAGTATTTTTAAAATCAAACCGAAACTCATCAATAGTTGAATTATCGATCACTACATCTTCGTAGAAATCATTTAAAGTTAGAATAGGTGCAGAAAGAACATTCCCGGACACAATTATCTCCTTGACCGGATCATTTTCATCATTCGAATAGATCATTAACTTTTCAGAAAAAGGACCCGAAGCATTTGGAATGAATTCAAAATTTATTTCAGTTCTAAAAAACGAACGAAGAGGTGACTTATTAAATTTAATTTTTTTAAAAACTCCAGATTCAGACTCTATCTTTGAAATATTCAGTTGTTCAAGTCCAAGATTACCAACGACTAAACTTATGGGTTTTGATGTACCAAAATAGATATCCTCCAAAATCAATTCTTCAAACTGAAAACTTAAAATGGCACCTCTGTTGACACTAGCTTTAAATCCTTTTTGCGCATTTAACCGTCCCCAACCCAGTGAACCAACAAAATCAGGATTTCTGGCATCAATATTATCAGCGGAAGAATACATTAAAGCTTTCACCTTTTCGGGCGTAAATCCCTGTTTTCCAAATGCAGAGACCATTAGGGCAGCTACTCCGGAAACATGAGGACATGACATGGAAGTCCCGGAAGAATAAGCGTAACTATTATTTATATATGTGCTTGCAATACTCACCCCGGGGGCCGAAATATCCACCCAATCGCCGTAATTGGAAAAACCTGCACGTTTATCTTCATTATCTGTTGCTGCCACGGCAATCACCTGGTCGAGATATGAAGGAAAAATTCGTTCTTTAGTATTGCTATTACCTGCAGAAAACATCACCAAACCACCTGCCATTGGGCCAACCTGATTACCAAACTCATCCTTACCTGCTTCATTGATGAAGTAATTAATAGCTACTTCATAAGAAGGCAAATAAATATTTGGGGTTCTGAAACTCCATGAATTCTGTGCAATAACGGCGCCGTTATCAGCAGCATAAATAAAACTCTCCTGAAATCCGCCATTACCATTTGGACTAAATGTAGCACAAGACATTAATTGGACACCAGGCTTATCTCCTGATCCCCCGGCAAGTCCGGCCACTCCTATTCCATTGTTGCTTGATGCACCAACTGTTCCGCCTACATGTGTTCCATGACCATCTGGTGTGTAGTCACCCTTTCTCTCTCCAAAACCATAGCCGTTGTAATCATCTTTGTAACCATTATTATCATCATCAATTCCATTATTGGGAATTTCATCCTCGTTAACCCAAAGATTTTGCTTTAAATCCGGATGAGTTTTTTCAATACCTCCATCAATCACTGCCACTATAACTGCTTTATTTCCTGTATTTTGTTTCCATGTAGGCAAAATACCCACATCTCCACCATCATTCATAGTGGTATTTTCAAAAGAATATTGAAGATGAAATAAGGGATCGTTTGTCCCCTGTGGTAATGTGCCAGCTTCAGAATAATCTATTAAAGATTCAACAGGTTCTTCATAGTCTGGTATCATTACCGGTTCGGCAATTTCAACGTACTCCAGACCTTCATAACTTTTAACTACATCTTCAATCGATGCTCCTTCATCAATCCTGAGAGTAAACCATTGATGAAGTCCATATTTTCTGTGTTTTTGATCAAAACGTGGATTGAAGGGAAACAACCGTGTTATTTTTTGGCAAGAATATTCTGATGATAACTTATCAATTTCCGGATTCCCGGTCTGAACTACGGTTTCGGACATATTTCTCAGCGTTTCATTGAGCTGGCTTGCTACCTCTTCAGTAACTTTTATAGTCACCATTCCGGTTTTACAATGCTGCTGAGCAGATAAATTTAAATTGAATACTAATAGAATAATTAACAGGTAGAGTGATTTGGCTTCAACTCCTGGCAGGGTAAAGTTTTTCATGGCAGATAATTATGGGACCTTATACTTAACTATGTAATTATATTGACTATTCCTTAACCAGTTTTATACTACTGGTATCCCCGTTTTCACTTACCAATTTTAATATGTAAACTCCAACCGGAAGTGCAGATAAATTATAGGGAAGATCAACGGGATCAAATCCTAGCTCAATTTCACTACTAAAATACAAATTAAAATTACTATCGTACAATTTTAACGTGTATTTTTCCTGCCTTTCCGTGCTTAATTTCAATTTTAAACTTTGAATGATCGGGTTCGGGTATGCAAACACGCTTGTAGATATTGATTCGTTTGTGCTTTCCTGATCTGAACAGCTACCATAAACCTGAAATTCGTGAATTGAAAATCCATACTCAGTATTTCTTTCGAATCCCCACAAACGTATAGCATCTGTCTGAATATTGCCTTCAAATTTAAGTTGTTCTGTTCCTCCATTTGCGTTCATATTCTGATAAAACACATTCCATTTACCAGTCTTATCTCTGTATTGCAATTCATAAGAACTGGCAGCACTGTAATTCCAGTCAATATTAATCCCGAGTATTTTGTATACTTCGTTCAACTCAATATAATACCACTGATTATCTTTAAAATGGCTGGACCATCGGGAATTAAAGTTTCCATCATTCGCTTTGCTGGCCTGGAAGACCGGATTCTCCCAGCTGGAACCATAAGAAGGTTTGTTTAGAGCTAGATTAATAGTTGGATCTATATTACAATCTCCTGGTTTAACAAAGCCGGTTCGTTCCAGAGTAAGATTGTTGAATTGATAATAAACAGTAAAGACACCTGGTGATAAAGCGGTTAATATTCCGTTTTCATCGACAAATACATTTTCACCATCTATACTCCACTCTCCATCAGGCATTTCAATCACCGTAAAGTCACTTCTGTAGATGTAGGCTTCCAATGCTAACTTTTCACCTACTTCCATATATAGTGAATAGGGAATTATATTTCCCCCAGCAGGTAATACCGGCTGATTCACACAACTACCATAGATTTCTAATTCTTTAATAGAATATCCATATGTTGTAAATGGTACTCGACAAACAATCTTAAGATATCTTACAGATATACTTTTAAATAATAATAAGTTATAAACCGCTTCATTATTCAGTGAGCTATAAATGAGTCCCCAATCATCTTGTTCATTTATCTTAGAATAAATGGCATAACTCCTGGCCCTTGCGTAATCCCAATAAATTTTCATTTCATCTAACCCCACTACATTCTGCAAGTCTAATAAAATTTCAGCCTGATCTTCAGAAGTGGACCATCGAGAGTGGGGATTCCCATCAATCATTCGATCTGCCTGCCACCAGGAAGCAGCACTTGAACTCGTGTTTATATTACTGGAAATACTTAAGTTTTGATTAGTGAAAGAGCATGCATTAAATTGTGCATTTGAGTAAATAGTTGTTCTTGCTACATTTTTCAATGTATCATTTCCAATAATTTCATCTAAAAAAACTTTAGTATACTGAACACCGGGTATTGCTCTCCAATTAGCTTGTAATTCATTAATAATATTACTTTCTGCAGCTGAGTGAACTAATTCACCCGTTTGTATCAAAAGTGGATATCTGTCTTTAAAAATGTATATCTTTTGATTATTGAATGGTGCTATGGAATTAATATTCCTGTAAATATAATTTTCCCCATCCATGCTTTCCAATCCAACCGTTTTACGTATACCTGGAGTATTATCAAAGTCTCCTTCTTTTTCGATTAAAAGGTCACCATTTTTTAAAATCAACAGCTTGCAAGAAAACAAAGCATCATCAAAACGCGATTTGAAATTATGAAAATACAACGCAGCAATTCTCTCACCCTGTATTAAGACTTCATCGTAAAATATACCTGATAATTCATCTTCCTTATTAAACCTTATTTCTCCAACGAAAGGGACGATTAGACCATTAGGTTCACCAACGTCGCCGGGTTCAAAATCATACGGAGGATAATATTGAGAAGAAGGGGGTAGGTATCTGGCTAAATATCCATACTCACTTAAAGCCATATCTTTGAGATACGTTTCCCCATCAAAAAAACTAAACTTGAAAGTACTATCAGGCCTATTGTTATAAGCTAAAATATCTCCAAATCGAGCCACTCCACCTCCAAGAGGTGTATAAAAACCAGGAAATGAAAGTTTATTTTCTGGTTTGATAATATCTGGAAACTTAAAGTTATAAGAAATGATTTCCCAGTTACCATTTTGCTTATCCAGAGTAATATCTTCATACTCAAAAGAAGCATAGATACTATTATTAGAAACAAACTTATCCTTATCTATCAAATCATAACTGGATGGTGCAGTTTTAATAATAAAATCCCTTTCTTTAGTATCTGAATTAATAATCTTTACATCAATTGAGCTAAGATCATTACTTCCAACTGTCCAGGTAGCAATGGGGTCAGATTCTAATTTAACTTTGTTAGATAACACGGTTGCAAATATGGGAACCTTGTATAATTCCTCATTACTTTTAGAAATTATAACATTGGTATTATACTGACCTTCACTTAAATTTATTCTTGGATAAAAATCAATTGTTACTTCTTCATTCGGTTCAAGTGTTATTTGATCTATTTCCGGAACTAAAATGTTAGTAGGCTCATATTTAAAAGTTCTTGATAAATCAGTAAAAGTAACAGTTTCCTCATATGGACATTCTGGACCGACAATATTAATCATATGCGTTGATTTACCATCAAGAGATTCCATTCCGGTAAATAAACCTACTGCATTACATGGTGGGTAATATTCTAACAATTTATAATTAAAAGAAATGTCTCCGTTACTCTCGATCTTTATTTGATAAATTGAACGGTTATTTCGTGATATCCAGGTTCTGAAATTAAATTGAAGAATAACAAAGTTTTCATATTCTTTATAAAATACAATCTCAATCTCAGGAACGACTGATAGAATGGGAAATATAGCTCCATTGAGTACTGGATCATCAAAGGGATAACTATAAGAAAAAAAGTCACCATCAGCCTCTGGAAAATATCCAATTCCACCCTGAGCACCGATTGAAAAATTTTTCAAATTAACTTCTTCTCCAAAAAATGGAAAAACAAATTGCGAATCCTGCCCTTTGGTTAGTAAATCCTTAATTTTTGTTGTTGGTGGATCTGCTGTAGGATATCCCGGACTCCATAAAATATATTCTTCTTTTTCTATGTCATACCATTCAAATTGAGAAACTCCAGTATCTAATAACACATAATCAGTATTTTGTATCAAAACACCATATAGTTCATGAATAAAATCGGATTGTGATTCATTATTAAGTACTTCAATATGGTAAACAGATGTTTCTCCTGAGACATTCTTTAACTTCAAAGAGTAAGCTGAAGTAGAATTATTGCCTTCTCTCCAAACCACTTCGTTTCCGGAGCTTTGAACCTGTATCTGATCATCTTGAAAGGCATAAATCTGGTAGGTATTACCAGATAATAAACAAACGAATAGTAGTGCTACATCATATAATAAAGTTATATGGGATTTTAGTTTGTGGGTAGATAATGTTTTCATGAAAAGGGGCATGTAAATTCATAAATTCCTGATTTTTAATTAACAATATGATTCCCTGAAAAACAGGTAGATGAACGCTCTTTAACTACCTATAAATTAATCATTTACTATAATTATTCCAATACTTCATTGTACTTTAATTGTAAATTTAAATTAGACTAAATAAAAAAACCGCCTGTTACCACATCAGGCGGTCAGCTTCTCAGCCATCATGAAAATTAAACCTATACCACACCACAGTTTAATTATCTTTATAACATCAAACAGATATTTTTGTTTCCAAAAAAAGAAAAATATTTGAAGCATTTTAAGAAAAAGGAAAAACAATCGGCGGTACCTTAAAAATAAGGTACCATATATTCAGAAAAACAACTGAGTTGAATGGGATCAATCCGAATATGCCGATATGAATCTCTTTCAATAAATTAAGTATTTGATTACTTGCTTATTGAGATAAATATTTTCGGAATGAAAGATAGTGTTGACACTAAAGTCCGACAATTATTTATCAAAACCAAAATTCCCAGTTTATTAAATCATTAATTATGTTAATAAATCATCACTTAATATATAATTCCCTAAACGAGATTTAAGCTTTTTTACTACCTTTGTGCCGATTTTCAATAAACATAAACGACATGGAGCTCAAAAAAATTGCATTAAACGATGTTCATGAAAAATTAGGGGCTAAAATGATGCCTTTTGCCGGTTATAATATGCCTGTGAGATATTCATCAGACATCGAAGAACATAAAACAGTTCGCGAAGGTGTTGGTGTATTTGACGTTTCTCACATGGGCGAATTTTGGGTTGAAGGGCCTAAAGCTATCGAATTGATACAGAAGGTATCTTCAAACGACGCTTCTAAACTGGTCGACGGTCAGGCACAATACAGCTGTCTGCCGAATGAAGATGGAGGAATTGTTGATGACCTGATCATCTACCGATTTAATCAAGAAAAATACCTTCTCGTAGTTAATGCAAGCAATATTGAAAAAGATTTTGCTCACATACAGAAATATAACGAGTCGATCGGGGCTGACTTAAAAGATGTTTCTGACGATTATTCTCTTTTTGCAGTACAAGGACCAAAAGCGGTAGAAGTACTTCAAAAGCTTACTGAAATTGACCTTTCGGCAATCAAGTTCTATCACTTTACTGTAGGTAGTATTGGTGGAGCGAATGATGTGATCATTTCCGGAACCGGGTATACAGGATCAGGTGGATTTGAGCTTTATGTAAAAAATGACCTGGCTCTTCCTCTTTGGGATGCAATTTTCAAAGCTGGTAAAGAAGCACATATCAAACCGATCGGCCTTGGAGCCAGGGATACTTTAAGACTGGAAAAAGGTTACTGCCTGTATGGTAACGACATCGATGAAACTACTTCTCCCCTTGAAGCAGGACTTGGATGGATCACCAAATTCACAAAAGACTTTGTGAACTCTGAAAATCTTAAAAAGCAAAAAGAAGAAGGTGTTGACAGAAAATTAGTTGGCTTTATTTTAGAAGAAAAAGGAATTCCGAGAAAAGATTACCCGATCGAAGATGCAGAAGGTAATGAGATCGGAATGGTAACTTCAGGATCACAATCTCCAATGCTTGAGAAAGGAATCGGCCTCGGGTATGTTAAGAAAGAATTCTCAGCTCCAGGAACTGAAATTTTCATTGCGATCAGAAAAAGAAAACTGAAAGCAAAGGTAGAAAAATTACCACTTTACAAAGGATAATTTATGAGTAAAACGATCGATGTTTGCCTTTCACCGGAACTACTTCACCTGTATTCTTTTGGGGAGAAGTTGGTAGTGGTTGTAGACATTCTAAGGGCTACTTCGTGTATGACAGCAGGAATCGCCAATGGTGTTGAAAGCATTACTCCAAAAGCAAACCTTGAAGAATGCCGTGCATTAAAGTCTGAAGGATATATCATTGCCGGAGAACGAAATGGCGAAAAGGTAGAAGATTTTGATCTTGGGAATTCTCCATTCGGATACATGAACGAAGATCTAAAGGGTAAAAAAGTAGCTGTAACCACTACTAACGGTACCGTAGCTATAAATAAAAGCCGGAATGCAAAAGAAGTGATCATTGGATCATTTTTGAATTTAAGTGCTGTAGCCGATCATTGTAAAAACAGTCCGCATAATGTGTTAATCTTATGTGCCGGATGGAAGGGTAGAGTAAACATGGAAGACTCGCTATTTGCCGGAGCATTAGTTGAGGCATTATCTGATACACATGAAAGTGCATGTGACCCTCCATTGATGACAGCAAAAATGTATGAGGCTGCAAAGCATGATCTGATCGGTTTTGTTGAAAAATCATCGCATGTAAACAGGTTGAAGCGAATTGGAATTGGTAAGGACATAGAATTTTGCCTGTCGATCGATAAATACTCTGAAATTCCGGTACTGAAAGGCGAAAAATTGATTAAATTATAGTAAGAAAGGTAATTAACCTAGATTAATAATCGCCGGGTAGCTTTTTAGCTATCCGGTTTTTTTTATTTTGAATCGTTTGATCAAATAAAATTTAAAACACGCCCCGATCAGAAGGCGTGTTTTTGGTTAAAGGGTGTCTATCAATTTAACCTAATCTAATTCTGCGACTGCTTCTTTTTTCGCATTATTGAGCATTAGCATATCCTGCGCTACTACCTCGGTAACAAATTTCTTATTGCCATTATTATCCTCATAAGATCGGTGAATCAACTTTCCATCGATAACTATTTCACGGCCTTTGGTTAAGTATTTACCTGCGATCTCAGCGAGCTTGTCCCAAAGCACGATGCGGTGCCATTGAGTATCGTTAATTCTTTCTCCTTTATTATTCAAATAGGATTCCGTTGTGGCAAGACTTAAAGTTGTCATCTTCTTGCCGGAGTTGAACTCCTTAATTTCAGGATCTGCACCTAGATTTCCAATTAATTGTACTCTGTTTCTTAGCGAATTCATAATAAATAAATGTTTTGGTTGAACATGAATTGTCGTTTGACAGTGATACAAAGGAAGGTCGAAAGATTTGAAATAAGAAAATACAAACGTCTACTAACCGGTTACTTTCGTTTACTAACGTTTACTAACGGATAATCTACTTTTAATCCCTCATATTATATCCTACCGGATTACCAGTTTTAGTTCCATTATTACTAACTTCATGACAACAAACTATAGTACAACTCCAATAATCAAATTAACCAGTATCATGGATTTAAAATTGGAACTATTAGAACGTAGCGGAAATAAATGTGAATTATGTGAAGGGAGTAACCCGGAGCATACCTTTTTAGTTCCACCCGATAACGAAGAAAATATTGATAAAGCGATCATATTATGCGACACTTGTTTTAAGCATATAAATGACCCCGCATCGGGAAAGATCAACCACTGGCGGAGCCTGGGTAATACCATGTGGAGTCCAACGCCAGCAGTTCAGGTTGTTGCCTGGCGAACGTTAAATAAACTCAAATCTGAAAACTGGGCGCAAGACCTTCTAAACATCATTTACCTGGATGAGCCAACGATGGCGTGGGCAAATAAAGATTCGGCAAAAGAAGAAGAAGATCAAACTAATGTCATTCACAAAGACAGTAACGGGGCTACCCTGGAGGCAGGAGATACAGTCGTTCTAACCAAAGACCTCAATGTTAGTGGTGCTGGATTTACTGCTAAACGAGGAACAGCTGTCAGGAACATATCTCTCGTCGATGATCATGCGGAGCAGATTGAAGGAAAAGTAAATGGTCAGCAGATCGTGATCCTTACTAAGTACGTAAAGAAATCAAAATAGCACCTCGAGATAAAATTGAGTTTCTGGAATTGACTTTCACGCCAGATTGTACAATATTTATAATTGATCATATATTTCAACAAAACATTAAGAATTAAATCAATCCTTTAAAGTGGCATTAAAAAAGCAAGATTGGAAAAATTATACAATCGAATTTTTATCCGTTTTTATCGCGGTAATCTCAGCATTCGCCTTAAATAACTGGAACGACAATCGTAGAGATAATAACGCTGAAGAAAAAATTTTAGCAGAAATCTTAAATGGACTGGAAAAAGACGCGGAGGATGTGAATGTGAATATAGACGGCCATAAACAAGGAATTAAAGCGTGCCAGTATTGGAGAAATATAGTAATGGATCAAGAGGTTAAAAAAGATTCATTGACAAGATATTATTTCATGATAACCCGTGACCTGATTTCCATACAAAACACTTCTGGTTATGAAACCCTTAAATCAAGAGGGTTTGAGCTGATCAAAAATGACTCTTTAAGAAGTGATATAATTTCCCTTTATGAATACGATTATCAGATGTTAAGAAAATTAGAGGAAGAATACCCGGAATCTCAACTTCATGCATCCTATTATGAAAACTTTAATAAATCTATCGCTCCCAATTTTGAATTTGATGAGGAAGGGAATTTAATTGACATCAAACTTCCTTTAGAGATTACAACAGCTGATCATAAAATTCTTTTATCCAACCTCTGGAGAATCGAAGTCAACCGAAGGTTTATTTTAGCAATCTATGAACAGGTTCAGCAAAACATCGATAATTTGGTGACCAGAATCAATTCGGAATTGGATAATTAAATTCCATTATTTCAAACTAAAAAGATTCCTTTTCCAGCTAGAATAAAACCTAAAAAATTAGGGCTTTTTGGCTTTTTGTTGTATATAATTAGAGAAAAGACCAATAATCAACAAAAAGTCATTCAGATCCATGAAAAATATTCTAGTCGGACTTGATTTAACTTCTACAGATGATTCCATCCTATCCTTTCTTGATGAAAACCAGGACATTCTCCTGAATAATAAAATCTATTTTATTCACGTCACTGAAAAAGTAGATTCCGGAAAACGAGAAGAAATTGAGCAAAAACTATCTGAGAGCATAGAAGGGTATGTTCCTAAAGACAAATTAGATTATGATCTACGGGTAGTCGAAGGTGATCCGGGTGATGAAATATTAAAATGGAGCCTTGAGAAGAAATCAGACCTGATGATCATCGGACACAAGAAAAAAGATGACCACCAGGTTAAACCGCATAAACTGGTCGAAAAAGCAGCCTGTTCGATAGCACTCATTCCGGAGAGGGATCACTACAAACTTAACAAGGTAGCAGTTGCAGTAGACTTTTCTGATAAGTCTTACCAGGCACTGAAAGAAGCAGAAGAGATCGCTACCTCAGCAAATGCAAAATTCATTGGTATTCATACTTACGAGGTTCCTTCAGGGTATCATTATTCGGGCAAGGATCACAAAGAGTTTTCCAAAGAAATGGAAGAAAATGCACGGGAAGATGCTGAAAAATTCCTTAAAGGCTCAGGAATAAAGGATATTGAGATGGTCTACATTTATGAAGAAGGTGATGACTCATCTAAAACCATCGCTGAGTATATTAAAGAAAACGAAATTGATCTTTTCGTGACCGGCTCTAAAGGAAGAACGGACGCTGCCTCGATAATAAAAGGAAGCGTAGCCAAGGACATCATCAAATCGATCGATAAGATCCCAACCGTTATTGTTAAGGATGAGGATAACAAAATGGATTTGCTAGATGCATTAAAAGAGATATAAAAGCCTAATGCTCATTTCAATTTTTCTAATTTTTTTAGCCAGTTTAATCACCTCATACTTTTATAAAAAGTTTGAAAGAGGAATACAGGTAATTCTCTCAGCATTAACGCTGGGAATAATAATTTACTACTGCACTTTTATCGCACCTGTTTCCGGTGGAGAAACCTTTACTTTTTACCATGCCTGGGTAGATTCACTCAACATCCATTTATCCTTTTACATCGATGGACTGAGTTTGTTTTTTACCTTGTTGATCAGCATTTTCGGGCTCCTGGTACTCTTGTATTCTTTCAAATACATGGAGGAATACAAACAAAGAAACCGATTTTTCGGATACCTCCTGTTTTTTATGGGATCAATGCTCGGGCTGGTACAATCTTCGAATCTCATAAGTCTTTTTATATTCTGGGAACTCACAAGCTTTAGTTCTTTTCTTTTAATTGGATTTAACGCCCATAAAGAGGAATCAAGAAGAGCTGCCAGGCAAGCGCTTCTCGTTACAGCAGGTGGCGGACTCGCCTTAATGGCAGGATTTATTTTCCTGGAAATCATTACGAATAGCGGTTTTAACCTTGTTGAAATACTCAATAGCTCAGATAAAATCGTTGATAGCAGCCTGGCTCCTGCAGCACTGGTACTCATTGCCATCGGTGCGATATCAAAATCGGCCCAGTTTCCACTTCATTTTTGGTTACCAAATGCGATGGCCGCACCAACACCGGTAAGCGCCTACCTGCACTCGGCTACCATGGTTAAAGCGGGTGTTTACCTGATCTTTCGCTTAAACCCGATCTTCCAGGATATTCCTCTATGGGGATATTTAATTGGCATAACCGGTGCGGTAACAATGACCTTTGGTGCTTTTAAAGCTTTTCAGGAGGATGATCTGAAAAGGATCCTGGCCTATACTACCATTAGTGCACTGGGAATATTCTTTATGATGACCGGTGCAGGAGGAAAAGAAGCCTTTAATGCCGTAATTCTTTACGTATTGGCTCATGCCCTATACAAAGGTGGATTGTTTCTCACCGCCGGAAGTATTGACCACCAGGCCGGAACCCGGAATGTCTCTCAGCTTTCGGACCTATCCAGGAAGATGCCCTATACTTCAATAGCATTAACGTTGTGTTTTGCTTCGATGGCAGGGATTATCCCATTTATCGGTTTTGTTGGTAAAGAATCACTCTATGAGGTGCTATATCATTCCAATGAACCATTAGCCACTGTTTACCTGGTCCTTCTGTTTATCGCCGGCGCATTATTCACAGCAATATCTATTGATGTAGTCTATAATGCTTTACTGGTAAAAGGAAAATTACACGATAAAAAGATATCAGAGGCTAAATTCCTAATGGTTCTGTCTCCCCTGGTTCTTGCAACAGGTGGTTTTATCATGGGTCTTATTCCCGGAGTTAGTGTCGAACCATTATTGAAATGGGCTTCCGTAAGCATTTACCCGGCTGATCCATCGATGAAATTGAAATTATGGCATGGATTCAACTTTGTGTTATTACTAAGTGTGCTTACAATCTTCACCGGGGTGGGAATATATTTCATTCGGAAAACGTTAATAAAATTCACCAAACCAGAATTGCTTAAAGCTGATTTCTGGTATGATAAAACCATTCAGGGCATTGGTACCTCCTCCAGGGTTCTCACCGATATCGTACAGAATGGCTATCTGAGAAACTATGTTTCCATGGTCATCATGACCTTTTCGATAATCATTATCCTTGTTCTTATCAAAGAGAACCTCCTCTTTTTACCGGCTTTGGAGGCCATTACCGAAGGGATGGAGATCTATGAAATAGTGATAATTTCCCTGATTACAATTGCAGTAATCATTCTTTTTAATACCAAATCACGGTTGATCGTTACAGCTACCTTTGGCATAATCGGGTACAGCATTGCCCTGGCCTATACTCTTTTTAGTGCGCCGGATGTAGCCATCACTCAATTCCTGGCAGAGACCCTGACGCTAATCCTGCTGATTCTGATCTTGCATAAGCTACCAGCTTATACACTCAAACGACTTAAGTCACATAGAAAATATTTACCGATAGCAGTAGTATTCGGGTCGATCATGACTTTTATATCCTATACGATGCTGAATTATGAAAAAGATTCTGATCTAAAGACCTTTTTCCTGGAAAAAAGTATCTCTGAGGGTAAGGGAGAAAATGCAGTGAATGTTATTCTGGTTGATTTCAGAGCACTCGATACCCTCGGTGAAATCACCGTGCTGACCATTACGATGATAGGGATTATTGCCCTGTTAAGAGTTCAATACAAGAAGCGAAAAATATGAGAACATTAATAGTAGCTACAATACTCAGGATTCTTGTCCCG encodes the following:
- a CDS encoding discoidin domain-containing protein — encoded protein: MKTLSTHKLKSHITLLYDVALLFVCLLSGNTYQIYAFQDDQIQVQSSGNEVVWREGNNSTSAYSLKLKNVSGETSVYHIEVLNNESQSDFIHELYGVLIQNTDYVLLDTGVSQFEWYDIEKEEYILWSPGYPTADPPTTKIKDLLTKGQDSQFVFPFFGEEVNLKNFSIGAQGGIGYFPEADGDFFSYSYPFDDPVLNGAIFPILSVVPEIEIVFYKEYENFVILQFNFRTWISRNNRSIYQIKIESNGDISFNYKLLEYYPPCNAVGLFTGMESLDGKSTHMINIVGPECPYEETVTFTDLSRTFKYEPTNILVPEIDQITLEPNEEVTIDFYPRINLSEGQYNTNVIISKSNEELYKVPIFATVLSNKVKLESDPIATWTVGSNDLSSIDVKIINSDTKERDFIIKTAPSSYDLIDKDKFVSNNSIYASFEYEDITLDKQNGNWEIISYNFKFPDIIKPENKLSFPGFYTPLGGGVARFGDILAYNNRPDSTFKFSFFDGETYLKDMALSEYGYLARYLPPSSQYYPPYDFEPGDVGEPNGLIVPFVGEIRFNKEDELSGIFYDEVLIQGERIAALYFHNFKSRFDDALFSCKLLILKNGDLLIEKEGDFDNTPGIRKTVGLESMDGENYIYRNINSIAPFNNQKIYIFKDRYPLLIQTGELVHSAAESNIINELQANWRAIPGVQYTKVFLDEIIGNDTLKNVARTTIYSNAQFNACSFTNQNLSISSNINTSSSAASWWQADRMIDGNPHSRWSTSEDQAEILLDLQNVVGLDEMKIYWDYARARSYAIYSKINEQDDWGLIYSSLNNEAVYNLLLFKSISVRYLKIVCRVPFTTYGYSIKELEIYGSCVNQPVLPAGGNIIPYSLYMEVGEKLALEAYIYRSDFTVIEMPDGEWSIDGENVFVDENGILTALSPGVFTVYYQFNNLTLERTGFVKPGDCNIDPTINLALNKPSYGSSWENPVFQASKANDGNFNSRWSSHFKDNQWYYIELNEVYKILGINIDWNYSAASSYELQYRDKTGKWNVFYQNMNANGGTEQLKFEGNIQTDAIRLWGFERNTEYGFSIHEFQVYGSCSDQESTNESISTSVFAYPNPIIQSLKLKLSTERQEKYTLKLYDSNFNLYFSSEIELGFDPVDLPYNLSALPVGVYILKLVSENGDTSSIKLVKE
- the gcvT gene encoding glycine cleavage system aminomethyltransferase GcvT, with translation MELKKIALNDVHEKLGAKMMPFAGYNMPVRYSSDIEEHKTVREGVGVFDVSHMGEFWVEGPKAIELIQKVSSNDASKLVDGQAQYSCLPNEDGGIVDDLIIYRFNQEKYLLVVNASNIEKDFAHIQKYNESIGADLKDVSDDYSLFAVQGPKAVEVLQKLTEIDLSAIKFYHFTVGSIGGANDVIISGTGYTGSGGFELYVKNDLALPLWDAIFKAGKEAHIKPIGLGARDTLRLEKGYCLYGNDIDETTSPLEAGLGWITKFTKDFVNSENLKKQKEEGVDRKLVGFILEEKGIPRKDYPIEDAEGNEIGMVTSGSQSPMLEKGIGLGYVKKEFSAPGTEIFIAIRKRKLKAKVEKLPLYKG
- a CDS encoding 2-phosphosulfolactate phosphatase, which produces MSKTIDVCLSPELLHLYSFGEKLVVVVDILRATSCMTAGIANGVESITPKANLEECRALKSEGYIIAGERNGEKVEDFDLGNSPFGYMNEDLKGKKVAVTTTNGTVAINKSRNAKEVIIGSFLNLSAVADHCKNSPHNVLILCAGWKGRVNMEDSLFAGALVEALSDTHESACDPPLMTAKMYEAAKHDLIGFVEKSSHVNRLKRIGIGKDIEFCLSIDKYSEIPVLKGEKLIKL
- a CDS encoding single-stranded DNA-binding protein, coding for MNSLRNRVQLIGNLGADPEIKEFNSGKKMTTLSLATTESYLNNKGERINDTQWHRIVLWDKLAEIAGKYLTKGREIVIDGKLIHRSYEDNNGNKKFVTEVVAQDMLMLNNAKKEAVAELD
- a CDS encoding PhnA domain-containing protein; the protein is MDLKLELLERSGNKCELCEGSNPEHTFLVPPDNEENIDKAIILCDTCFKHINDPASGKINHWRSLGNTMWSPTPAVQVVAWRTLNKLKSENWAQDLLNIIYLDEPTMAWANKDSAKEEEDQTNVIHKDSNGATLEAGDTVVLTKDLNVSGAGFTAKRGTAVRNISLVDDHAEQIEGKVNGQQIVILTKYVKKSK